The nucleotide window ATCGCGCTGCGCGCCGGCTGCGTATTCACCTGGTCCAAGCCTGTTCTGCCCTGTCCCGCCTGTCGGCGGCCCCCCAAGCTTCTTGGACCCAAATTCGTCCGACCCCATGACCCCGGACCTCACACTTCAAAAAAGCGGTCCACTGTCGCCCTAGTGGGACCGGAACACGCGCCCTACCATGACCATCATGATAACGCAGCGCGAATCTCTCGAATCAAAAGATAACACTCTCGATTGTGCCGCATAGCTAAAAAAAACAAAATTGCGGAGGCTATGAACAGGCTTGCACAGCCGCGAATCAATGCGAATCAATTGGAGATCAATTGCCTACAAATGGTCCGAGCGTCTCGCCGATGTCGTGACGGATCACCAGATCGGCAAGGTCGTCCTGCTCCGTCGGCTCGTTGTTGATGATGACGAGCTTCGCGCCGCAGTTCTTGGCCATCAGCGGAAAACCTGCGGCGGGCCAAACAACTAGCGACGATCCGATGGCCAGGAACAGATCGCACTGCTGGGCCAGTTCGGTGGCGCGGCGCATCGCGTCTTCCGGCATCGCCTGTCCGAACGAGATCGTGGCCGTCTTAACCGGCTCGTCGCAGATGGTGCAGTCGGGAGCGTTGCCATCTTCGTCGAAACGCGCCTTTACCCAAGGAAGATCATAGGCATGTCCGCAACCGATGCAGCGGGCATAAGTGGTGTTGCCGTGCAATTCGATCACGTCGTCGACCCTGAAGCCTGACGCCTGATGCAAATTGTCGATGTTCTGGGTGATGATTGCCGGCGTCTTGCCGGCCTTGTAGAGCGAGGCCAGCGCGCGATGCCCGCGGCCGGGCTTGGCCGCTGCAAAGGTCGCCTCCATCGCAAAACGCCGCCGCCAGGCCTCGGCCCGCGCGTCGGCGCTTGCAACGAATTCGTCGAATGCGATCGGGCGGTTGCGCGTCCACAGGCCGCCCGGGGACCGAAAATCCGGAATGCCGCATTCGGTGGAAATGCCGGCTCCAGTAAAGGGAACGATACATGCGGCTTCGGCGATCATGTTGCCGAGCTGCTCGACGCCGCTGCGCAAATCCTTGGCGATCACCGCTGATATTTTCCGAATTGTTGGGCCGCGCGGACTATAGCACGGCCGTTCGGATTGCCAGATCGATGCGCCCTGGCCGGCGGCGCACGCGCGTCCGTCAAGGGCGGCCTTATCAAGCCGCCTTATACCCCCCGTACCGCCGCGTCATGCTGCCTTGGCCACCGATTCCTTCGGCTCCTTGGCCTCTTCTGATTTCTTCGCCTTGGGCGCGGGCGCGCTTTCCGTCTTCTTCATTGGTGGCTTGCCGTATTGAACAAGCTTTTCCAGTTCCGCTTCGAGTTCGGCGCGTCGCGCAGCGACTTTCTCGAACAGCTTGTCGGTGGCGTGCTCGCGCAGGCCTGCGAGTTCTTCGATGCTCAATGAATCCAGATCGATCTTTGCCATTGGAACCTCCCGTTTGTCTTTCGCTAACGGGAACCCACATGAGCGACAAGAATGCGCCACACCTTATCCACCGCCTTCGCTTCAGACGGCACGCGATCACAATGCGTCCCCATTCACGCCCCATTCGCGCGGGCCAATGACGGCGAGGCGAATCAAACAAGACGGATGGCGATGACGGAGAAGGAAGAAAGACTCGCGCGCGATCGTGCCGAAATCGCAGCACGCGTCGCGAGCTTCAGGAAAACCCAGCAGAAGTTCGAACGCGAGCGCGAGGAATATTACGAGACGACCCTGGCCAACGCGCTGAATGGATCCAGCCGGCCATCATTCTGGCGCTGAGGCAGAACCGGCAAGAGATTGTTCGACTCCGCGACGTCGCCCACGGAAATGTCGCGCGCGGAACCCGCAATAGAATTTGCTGCGGCCGGAACCAAGTCGATGCCTCGACGTTCGCTAAGCTAATAAGTGCAGCAACCTTGCGAGAGGTGAAGCACGAAAAGCCCCCGTCTAGATCTTCGGATGTAGGCGGGGTTTTCGTTGCCGGTTTGGAGGGCGGGCATTGCGAGGTATGCGATCCCGCGGACCTGACCATCGAATTGCGCGGAACGAAAACGATCCGTTCGGTGTTTCACTACCGGAAGGTGCATCATGTCTGCGTGGATGGAAATTCTGATCAATTTGATCGGTTATGCCGGCTTCATCGCCATCGCGACCTATCACAAAGCGCCGGACGAAAAATTGCCGGACCGTTGAGTGCCGTCTGGCAGGTGCTAGTTCGCCTTGTGGGGTTCACCCGCAGTGCGAACGAGCCGATCGGCCTTGACCAGCACATGGCCGTTTTCAGTTTGCGGCCGTAATGAAAAGCTCACGACAACGAAGGCGAGACAAAACAGCAGGCCCACCACCATGACGCGCCTGTGGGCCGGTTTGTCTGCGTTGTGAAACGAAGGGACCATGGCCTGTTCCTGAAGGCCATCCCTACTGCAATGCCGGATACCCACAACACGCATTGGGTTTTAACCTGACTGAATAGGATTATCTGCGCTTTCGAAACAGCCATGCTGGCCGGCGCAGGGGCGCAGTTCAGCCTTCATCCATCGCGCAGCAGCGGAGAGACTCCCTTTGTTCTCCTGGAACGAACAGGGGGTGCGTTTCCGGCACGATTGCGTTCTTAAGATACCGTTACTCGCCCTGTCGGCGGTCGAACCTTTTTGGCGCAGCCCGTACTTATCTGAAAAGGTGCTGCGATGACCCAGGCCGACCATTATCGAGAACAATCCGACAGGGCCCGACGGCTCGCCGAAGCCGTCAAGGATCCGGAAGCTTCGAAGAAACTGATCGAGATGGCCGAGGAATTCCGCCTCTACGCCGAGCGGCTGGAACAGACGCATTAGCGCGATTGCGCGGGCGCACCGCATCAAAGCCTTAGGCGTCTGTTTACCCCTTTGCGCCGTAGCGCTCGGCCGTTAACCCAAACTCTTTACAAGACGTAAACACGAACCTGACAAGTTTTGATCAGGAGGGTTGCACCCATGGTCATTTACCCCATACCGGTTGAAGTGACACAGGCCAGAATTCAGCTCGTCGTCGATCAGGCCGCCAAGGCGCCGCCGCATACGATCAATCAGGATCTAAGGGCTGTCGACCATGCCAAGGCAGCCGCCATCGAAGCGGCCCTGGCCGATTTACAGACGGACGAACCGTCGCTGCTGGACGTCAAGGTCTGACCTGACGGGAATTACCTATCTTGCGCGCGAGGGCCTGGCTGCGTCCGGCGTCCTCTCACGCTCGCTATGCGAGTGCGTGCACGCGGCGTAAAGGCTTGCGGGTACGGCGGCGGCGCCTTATCGCCGTATTGCCTCGGCGCGATAGATCTTCGTCCCCGACGTCTCGACGATCCGGCCCTTGAGCGATTTTATAAATGCTTTCGTACCTTCGACGGCAAAATGGGCGCGCAACGCCGCCTCATCGGCCCACTGCTCGAAGAAGAACAGCCGCATCGGGTTCTGGCAGTCGACATGCACGTCATGCGAAATGCAGCCCGGCTCCTTGCGGGAGCGCTCGACATGCTCCAGGCACGAGCGCAGCACGTCGTCAAAAGCATCCTCGCACGCCAGAATACTGCCAGTTACGAGAATCATGCCGGCCTCCTGTTCGTGTCAGCCAACGGCCCGCCCTTCGGGAGACGCCGTTCGTTGTGCGTCGAGGCAAGCAGATCCTTCGTTAATGCATCAGCCGCGGCACGACAACCGATACC belongs to Bradyrhizobium icense and includes:
- a CDS encoding SIR2 family NAD-dependent protein deacylase, producing MIAKDLRSGVEQLGNMIAEAACIVPFTGAGISTECGIPDFRSPGGLWTRNRPIAFDEFVASADARAEAWRRRFAMEATFAAAKPGRGHRALASLYKAGKTPAIITQNIDNLHQASGFRVDDVIELHGNTTYARCIGCGHAYDLPWVKARFDEDGNAPDCTICDEPVKTATISFGQAMPEDAMRRATELAQQCDLFLAIGSSLVVWPAAGFPLMAKNCGAKLVIINNEPTEQDDLADLVIRHDIGETLGPFVGN
- a CDS encoding putative quinol monooxygenase, coding for MILVTGSILACEDAFDDVLRSCLEHVERSRKEPGCISHDVHVDCQNPMRLFFFEQWADEAALRAHFAVEGTKAFIKSLKGRIVETSGTKIYRAEAIRR